From Pseudomonas sp. LS1212, the proteins below share one genomic window:
- the tsaD gene encoding tRNA (adenosine(37)-N6)-threonylcarbamoyltransferase complex transferase subunit TsaD — MLVLGLETSCDETGVALYDSERGLLADALFSQIDLHRAYGGVVPELASRDHVKRMLPLIRQVLAEADCVPTEIDAIAYTAGPGLVGALLVGASCAQALAFAWGIPALGVHHMEGHLLAPMLEEQPPEFPFVALLVSGGHTQLVRVDGIGRYELLGETLDDAAGEAFDKTAKMIGLNYPGGPEIARLAAQGVAGRFVFPRPMTDRPGLDFSFSGLKTFALNTWQQCRSAGDDGEQTRCDISLAFQQAVVETLTIKCRRALKQTGMKRLVIAGGVSANKALRASLETMLGELKGNVYYARPEFCTDNGAMIAFAGCQRLQAGQQESLAISVQARWPMEQLSAL, encoded by the coding sequence ATGCTAGTACTGGGATTGGAAACATCCTGCGACGAAACCGGCGTCGCATTATACGACAGTGAACGGGGCCTTCTGGCCGACGCACTGTTCAGTCAGATCGACCTGCACCGAGCCTATGGCGGCGTGGTGCCGGAGCTGGCCTCGCGTGATCACGTCAAGCGCATGCTGCCGTTGATCCGTCAGGTGCTGGCCGAAGCCGACTGCGTACCCACCGAGATCGACGCGATCGCCTACACCGCGGGTCCTGGCCTGGTCGGCGCCTTGCTGGTCGGGGCCTCCTGCGCGCAGGCGCTGGCGTTTGCCTGGGGCATTCCGGCCCTGGGCGTGCACCATATGGAAGGCCATCTGCTGGCCCCGATGCTGGAGGAGCAGCCGCCGGAATTCCCGTTCGTCGCTTTGTTGGTATCCGGCGGTCATACCCAGCTGGTTCGGGTCGATGGAATCGGTCGTTACGAGTTGTTGGGTGAAACCCTGGACGACGCTGCCGGTGAGGCCTTCGACAAGACCGCGAAAATGATCGGTCTCAATTATCCCGGCGGCCCGGAGATCGCCCGCCTGGCAGCCCAGGGGGTTGCCGGCCGCTTTGTTTTTCCGCGCCCCATGACCGACCGTCCAGGGCTGGATTTCAGTTTCAGTGGCTTGAAAACCTTTGCGCTCAACACCTGGCAGCAGTGCCGGAGCGCCGGGGACGACGGCGAGCAAACCCGTTGCGACATCTCGCTGGCCTTCCAGCAGGCGGTGGTGGAGACTTTGACGATCAAATGCCGTCGGGCCTTGAAACAGACGGGTATGAAGCGTCTGGTCATTGCCGGTGGCGTCAGCGCCAACAAGGCTCTGCGGGCATCTTTGGAAACAATGCTCGGTGAGCTCAAGGGCAACGTCTACTACGCTCGTCCTGAGTTCTGCACCGATAATGGCGCGATGATCGCATTTGCCGGCTGCCAGCGTTTGCAGGCCGGTCAGCAGGAAAGCCTGGCAATCAGTGTGCAGGCGCGTTGGCCGATGGAGCAGTTATCGGCGTTGTGA
- the folK gene encoding 2-amino-4-hydroxy-6-hydroxymethyldihydropteridine diphosphokinase, with protein MSLTPVYLGLGSNIEREVHLHAGLDALAGFLQGMRCSAVFESQPVGIKSGPFFNLVVSAMTDLPLMELDRRLKFIEADNGRYAPDRKGLPLDIDVLLYGDLVGNFDGLILPRAEILKNAFVLWPLSLIAPDLEHPVVGKSFRALWAESSIDQVLAPVPFEWNGRQLTQTFS; from the coding sequence ATGTCTCTGACCCCGGTTTACCTAGGGCTCGGTAGCAACATCGAGCGTGAAGTCCACTTGCACGCGGGGCTCGATGCCTTGGCTGGATTTCTCCAGGGCATGCGCTGTTCTGCGGTTTTCGAAAGCCAGCCCGTAGGTATCAAGAGCGGGCCGTTTTTCAATCTGGTGGTGTCGGCCATGACCGATCTTCCGCTGATGGAGCTGGACCGCCGCTTGAAGTTCATCGAGGCGGACAACGGCCGCTATGCCCCGGACCGCAAAGGCTTGCCGTTGGATATCGACGTCTTGCTGTATGGCGATCTGGTCGGCAATTTCGATGGTTTGATCCTGCCTCGCGCCGAGATTCTCAAGAATGCCTTTGTGTTGTGGCCGCTTTCGTTGATTGCGCCGGATCTTGAACATCCAGTGGTGGGTAAAAGTTTCCGGGCGTTGTGGGCTGAATCGAGTATCGATCAGGTGCTGGCTCCGGTTCCGTTTGAGTGGAATGGGCGGCAGCTGACGCAAACTTTCAGTTGA
- the dnaG gene encoding DNA primase, producing the protein MAGLIPQSFIDDLLNRTDIVDVVSSRLQMKKAGKNYTACCPFHKEKTPSFSVSPDKQFYYCFGCGAGGNALGFIMDHDNLDFPQAVEDLAKAAGMEVPREESGRGHKPRQPTDSPLYPLLTAAAEFYRQALKSHPTRKAAVDYLKGRGLSGEIARDFGLGFAPPGWDNLFKHLSSDTLQQKAMIDAGLLIENAETGKRYDRFRDRVMFPIRDSRGRVIAFGGRVLGDDKPKYLNSPETPVFHKGQELYGLFEARKFNRNLDEIIVVEGYMDVIALAQQGLRNAVATLGTATSEEHLKRLFRVVPSVLFCFDGDQAGRNAAWRALEATLSSLQDGRKARFLFLPEGEDPDTLVRSEGTDAFRARINQHAQPLADYFFQQLTEEADPRSLEGKAHMATLAAPLIEKVPGANLRTLMRNRLKEITGLNIAEVQQLVHNAPAEPPPSYDPSIDYDAIPDYSPDYSDFHHQDAFEPQQQEWTPKHNGGQKKWEGKPWDKKGKPWDKNGKRQDFQPRAPRMPASVEPPTLSALRTLLHHPQLAEKVEDASHFAAEDHVYAQLLVALLEALQKNPKLRSLQLIARWHGTEQGRLLRALAEKEWLIDADNLEQQFFDTITSLSARQRERSLEHLLRKARQSELSAEEKNQLRDLLSRNVPAQTPTSTGA; encoded by the coding sequence ATGGCCGGGCTGATTCCCCAAAGTTTTATCGACGACCTCCTGAACCGCACCGATATCGTCGATGTCGTGAGCTCGCGCCTGCAAATGAAAAAAGCAGGCAAGAACTACACAGCCTGCTGCCCGTTCCACAAGGAAAAGACCCCCTCGTTCAGCGTCAGCCCAGACAAGCAGTTCTACTACTGCTTCGGCTGCGGCGCCGGTGGCAATGCCCTTGGTTTCATCATGGACCACGACAACCTGGATTTCCCCCAGGCCGTCGAAGACCTGGCCAAGGCAGCCGGCATGGAAGTCCCCCGCGAAGAAAGCGGGCGCGGGCACAAGCCTCGGCAACCCACCGACTCACCGCTTTACCCGCTGCTGACCGCGGCAGCCGAGTTCTACCGGCAGGCCCTGAAAAGCCACCCCACGCGCAAGGCCGCCGTCGACTACCTCAAGGGTCGCGGCCTGTCGGGTGAAATCGCCCGGGACTTTGGCCTGGGCTTCGCCCCGCCAGGCTGGGACAACCTGTTCAAGCACCTGAGCAGCGACACCCTGCAGCAAAAGGCCATGATCGACGCCGGCCTGCTGATCGAGAACGCCGAAACCGGCAAACGCTATGACCGCTTTCGCGATCGCGTCATGTTCCCGATTCGAGACAGCCGTGGCCGGGTGATCGCTTTTGGCGGACGGGTACTGGGCGATGACAAGCCCAAATACCTGAACTCCCCGGAAACTCCGGTGTTTCACAAGGGCCAGGAGCTCTACGGCCTGTTCGAGGCACGCAAGTTCAACCGCAACCTCGATGAAATCATTGTCGTCGAAGGCTACATGGACGTGATCGCGCTGGCCCAGCAAGGCCTGCGCAATGCCGTGGCCACCCTTGGCACGGCCACCAGCGAAGAACACCTCAAGCGCCTGTTCCGGGTCGTGCCCAGCGTCCTGTTCTGCTTCGACGGTGACCAGGCAGGCCGCAATGCAGCCTGGCGTGCCCTGGAGGCAACCCTGTCGAGCTTGCAGGACGGGCGCAAGGCACGCTTTTTGTTTCTGCCCGAAGGCGAAGACCCGGATACCCTGGTCCGTTCCGAAGGCACCGACGCCTTCCGCGCCCGCATCAATCAGCACGCCCAGCCGCTGGCCGACTATTTCTTCCAGCAACTGACCGAAGAAGCTGACCCGCGCTCGCTCGAAGGCAAGGCGCACATGGCGACCCTGGCTGCACCGCTCATCGAAAAAGTGCCCGGTGCCAACCTGCGCACATTGATGCGCAATCGCCTCAAGGAAATCACCGGGCTCAACATCGCCGAGGTCCAGCAACTCGTGCACAACGCACCGGCCGAACCTCCACCGAGCTACGATCCGTCGATCGACTATGATGCGATTCCCGATTACAGCCCGGATTACAGCGACTTCCATCACCAGGATGCCTTTGAGCCGCAACAGCAGGAATGGACGCCGAAACACAACGGCGGCCAGAAAAAGTGGGAAGGCAAGCCCTGGGACAAAAAAGGCAAGCCATGGGACAAGAACGGTAAGCGCCAGGATTTCCAGCCACGTGCCCCGCGCATGCCGGCGAGCGTCGAACCACCAACACTCAGTGCTTTGCGCACCCTCCTCCATCATCCGCAATTGGCGGAAAAGGTCGAGGACGCCAGCCACTTCGCTGCCGAAGACCATGTCTACGCCCAGCTGTTGGTGGCCCTGCTCGAAGCCCTGCAGAAGAATCCTAAGCTACGCTCATTACAACTGATTGCGCGTTGGCACGGCACCGAACAAGGACGCCTGCTACGCGCACTGGCCGAAAAGGAGTGGCTGATTGATGCCGACAACCTTGAACAACAGTTTTTCGACACTATAACTAGCTTGTCCGCTCGCCAACGCGAGCGCAGCCTGGAACATCTGCTCAGGAAAGCACGTCAAAGTGAATTGAGCGCAGAGGAAAAAAATCAGCTGCGCGATCTGTTAAGCCGGAATGTTCCCGCACAAACCCCGACCTCAACTGGCGCGTGA
- the folB gene encoding dihydroneopterin aldolase: MDRVFIEGLEVDTVIGAYDWERGIRQCLRLDLSLAWDNRPAAAGDDLTLALDYASVCTRIQGFAEQSQFQLVETFAERLAEVLMSEFQIPWLHLRLTKPGAVPAAKGVGVEIERGCL, from the coding sequence TTGGACAGAGTGTTTATCGAAGGTCTGGAAGTCGACACCGTTATCGGTGCCTATGACTGGGAGCGGGGCATTCGTCAGTGCCTGCGTCTGGACCTGAGTCTCGCCTGGGACAACCGCCCGGCCGCTGCGGGTGACGACCTGACGCTGGCCCTCGACTATGCCAGTGTCTGCACGCGCATCCAGGGGTTTGCCGAGCAGTCGCAATTTCAGTTGGTCGAGACCTTCGCCGAGCGTCTGGCCGAAGTGCTGATGAGTGAGTTCCAGATTCCCTGGCTGCACCTGCGGTTGACCAAGCCAGGTGCTGTGCCAGCCGCCAAAGGGGTAGGCGTGGAGATCGAGCGCGGATGTCTCTGA
- the rpsU gene encoding 30S ribosomal protein S21: MPAVKVKENEPFDVALRRFKRSCEKAGVLAEVRSREFYEKPTSERKRKAAAAVKRHAKKVQREQRRAVRLY; the protein is encoded by the coding sequence ATGCCAGCCGTCAAAGTTAAAGAGAACGAACCCTTCGACGTAGCTCTGCGTCGTTTCAAGCGCTCCTGCGAAAAAGCCGGTGTTCTGGCTGAAGTTCGTAGCCGCGAATTTTACGAGAAGCCGACTTCTGAGCGTAAGCGTAAAGCAGCAGCTGCTGTCAAGCGTCACGCCAAGAAAGTACAGCGCGAACAGCGCCGCGCCGTTCGCCTGTATTAA
- a CDS encoding multifunctional CCA addition/repair protein, whose product MQIYKVGGAVRDRLLGRPVTDVDWVVVGATTDQMQALGYRPVGADFPVFLHPKSGEEYALARTERKSGRGYGGFVFHASPDVTLEEDLIRRDLTINAMAEDEQGNLTDPYHGKDDLEARILRHVSPAFAEDPLRVLRVARFAARYAGLGFTVAPETLELMRQLSDSGELLALTPERTWKEIARALMEDQPQVFVQVLRDCGALKELLPEVDELFGVPQPAAHHPEIDTGTHTLSVLEQAARFQQPLSVRWACLLHDLGKGRTPPQLWPRHIAHEQRGLELIKTVNERFKVPRDCQELAMLVGEYYTHGHRALELKASTLLELLQSFDVYRRPHRFEEFIAACEMDARGRLGLEERSYPQADYLRGAAQAARAVSVQPLIEQGIKGKALGEALKGERLRALQAYKGS is encoded by the coding sequence ATGCAGATTTATAAAGTCGGCGGCGCTGTGCGCGATCGACTGCTTGGCAGGCCGGTCACCGATGTCGACTGGGTTGTGGTCGGTGCCACCACCGATCAGATGCAAGCCCTGGGCTATCGACCGGTAGGCGCAGACTTTCCGGTGTTCCTGCACCCCAAAAGCGGTGAGGAATACGCGCTGGCGCGCACCGAGCGAAAAAGCGGCCGGGGCTATGGTGGCTTTGTCTTTCATGCCAGCCCCGACGTTACCCTTGAAGAAGACCTGATTCGGCGAGACCTGACCATCAACGCCATGGCCGAGGATGAACAGGGTAATTTGACCGATCCTTACCATGGTAAGGACGACCTTGAAGCTCGAATCTTGCGCCATGTTTCTCCCGCATTCGCCGAAGATCCCCTAAGAGTCTTGCGTGTTGCACGCTTTGCAGCGCGTTATGCCGGGCTGGGTTTTACCGTCGCACCGGAAACCCTGGAGCTGATGCGTCAACTTAGCGACTCAGGCGAATTGCTGGCCCTGACACCAGAGCGCACGTGGAAGGAAATCGCCCGCGCACTGATGGAAGATCAGCCCCAGGTGTTTGTGCAAGTCCTGCGCGACTGCGGCGCCCTCAAAGAGCTGCTTCCCGAGGTCGACGAACTGTTTGGCGTTCCGCAACCGGCGGCCCATCACCCGGAAATCGACACGGGCACGCACACCCTCAGCGTGCTGGAACAGGCCGCCAGGTTCCAGCAACCGCTGAGCGTGCGCTGGGCCTGTCTGCTGCACGATCTGGGTAAGGGGCGAACACCGCCGCAGCTGTGGCCACGGCATATTGCCCACGAACAGCGGGGCCTCGAGCTGATCAAAACAGTGAACGAGCGCTTCAAGGTACCTCGAGATTGCCAGGAACTGGCCATGCTGGTCGGGGAGTATTACACCCACGGCCACCGGGCGCTGGAGCTCAAGGCGTCGACCTTGCTCGAACTCCTGCAAAGCTTCGACGTGTATCGCCGCCCGCATCGCTTCGAGGAGTTTATCGCCGCCTGCGAGATGGATGCGCGCGGGCGCCTGGGGCTGGAAGAGCGGAGTTATCCACAGGCTGATTATCTGCGCGGCGCAGCCCAGGCCGCCCGTGCGGTCTCTGTGCAGCCGCTGATCGAACAGGGGATCAAGGGCAAGGCGCTGGGTGAAGCGCTCAAGGGTGAGCGGCTCAGGGCGTTACAGGCCTACAAAGGGAGCTGA
- the plsY gene encoding glycerol-3-phosphate 1-O-acyltransferase PlsY → MFWLLALLAYLLGSLSFAIILSRLTGSPDPRMSGSGNAGATNMLRLAGKKLAVITLLGDLCKGLLPVLIASLAGLSLQQQAWVGLCAVLGHLFPLYFRFRGGKGVATSAGMLLGLYPPAAMLAIAAWALIFYLTRTSSLAALIATPLILPLLAWREPEALLPMSVLTLLIVWRHRGNLRDLFAGRERHF, encoded by the coding sequence ATGTTTTGGTTACTGGCGTTACTTGCCTACCTGCTTGGCTCTCTGTCCTTCGCCATCATCCTCAGTCGCCTGACCGGCAGCCCAGACCCGCGAATGAGCGGTTCCGGCAACGCCGGCGCCACCAATATGCTGCGCCTGGCAGGTAAAAAGCTCGCCGTCATCACACTGCTTGGCGACCTCTGCAAGGGTTTGCTTCCCGTGCTGATCGCCAGCCTGGCCGGCCTGTCACTGCAACAGCAGGCCTGGGTCGGCCTCTGCGCAGTTCTTGGCCACCTGTTCCCGCTGTACTTCCGCTTTCGCGGCGGCAAAGGTGTTGCCACTTCCGCCGGCATGCTGCTGGGCCTTTACCCGCCCGCCGCGATGCTGGCCATTGCTGCCTGGGCGCTCATTTTCTACCTGACCCGCACCAGCTCGCTCGCCGCCCTGATCGCAACACCGCTGATCCTGCCCCTCCTGGCTTGGCGCGAGCCCGAGGCACTGCTGCCGATGAGCGTACTGACCCTGCTCATCGTCTGGCGCCACCGCGGCAATCTACGCGACCTGTTTGCCGGACGCGAACGGCATTTCTGA